One Deinococcus grandis DNA window includes the following coding sequences:
- a CDS encoding RusA family crossover junction endodeoxyribonuclease: protein MITLPWPPSVNRMWRSVRGRNILSQEGRQYRENGLTVVAAQSPRHWPAEVRLSVSISVYPPDRRRRDLDNMPKAVLDLLTHAGVYVDDSQIDRLEIVRRENHPGGRVIVELRAI, encoded by the coding sequence ATGATCACCCTGCCCTGGCCTCCCAGCGTGAACCGCATGTGGCGCAGCGTGCGCGGCCGTAACATCCTCAGCCAGGAGGGCCGCCAGTACCGCGAGAACGGGCTGACCGTGGTGGCGGCCCAGTCCCCCCGCCACTGGCCCGCCGAGGTGCGCCTGAGCGTCAGCATCAGCGTGTACCCGCCTGACCGTCGCCGCCGGGACCTCGACAACATGCCCAAGGCGGTGCTGGACCTGCTGACGCACGCCGGGGTGTACGTGGATGACAGCCAGATTGACCGGCTGGAGATCGTGCGCCGCGAGAACCACCCCGGCGGTCGCGTCATCGTCGAACTGAGGGCCATATGA
- a CDS encoding terminase small subunit: protein MQTDAPKQPTAEELGAALTPKQKRFADAYLGPCRLNASAASREAKYSDHREGWGLLRHPAVKAYIAARLDEQDDVMSRSEVAARLTMEARSVVDMDAFVTVAPTERTFWVPAREHEPVRELAKRKGCHVDDLDIYDLCGHFGEDQISRTGDGEMLVRVATISQDVEIDWAAAKAAGAISGMAVLKKNKDGSIEYRIKDPTRALELLGKLHNMFTDKVQISGADGGPVQVQITRRIVGGTS, encoded by the coding sequence ATGCAAACCGACGCACCGAAACAACCCACCGCTGAGGAGCTGGGCGCGGCCCTCACCCCTAAGCAGAAGCGCTTCGCGGACGCCTACCTCGGCCCATGCCGCCTGAACGCCAGTGCCGCCTCCCGCGAGGCGAAGTACAGCGACCATCGTGAAGGCTGGGGCCTCTTGCGCCACCCTGCTGTGAAGGCGTACATCGCCGCGCGCCTCGACGAACAAGACGACGTCATGAGCCGCAGCGAGGTTGCCGCACGCCTGACCATGGAGGCCCGGAGCGTCGTGGACATGGACGCGTTCGTGACCGTCGCGCCCACCGAGCGGACCTTCTGGGTGCCCGCCCGGGAGCACGAGCCGGTGCGTGAGCTGGCCAAGCGCAAGGGCTGCCATGTGGACGACCTCGACATCTACGACCTATGCGGGCACTTCGGCGAGGATCAGATCAGCCGCACCGGTGACGGCGAGATGCTCGTGCGTGTCGCCACGATCAGTCAGGATGTCGAGATCGACTGGGCCGCCGCGAAAGCTGCCGGTGCGATCAGCGGCATGGCCGTGCTGAAGAAGAACAAGGACGGCAGCATCGAGTACCGCATCAAGGACCCCACGCGGGCACTGGAACTGCTGGGCAAGCTGCACAACATGTTCACGGACAAAGTGCAGATCAGCGGTGCTGATGGCGGGCCCGTGCAGGTGCAGATCACCCGCCGGATCGTGGGCGGCACCTCGTGA